The following DNA comes from Deltaproteobacteria bacterium.
TCAGCGGTTAGAGCCACCGGCTCATAACCGGAAGGTCCCTGGTTCGAATCCAGGTGGGCCCACCAATATCAGAGGCAAGATGCTTATATTGCGACAAGTTAATCGTTATCCCCTTGAGCACCAGTGGGGATATAGCTCTGGGGTGCTGGCCGAGCACCCCTTTTTTATTAACCATGGCAGTCACCGTTAAGCACATTCTGGCCCTGGTTGAAGAGCAGGCCCCGGCCTCACTGGCGCTGGCCTGGGACCGGGTGGGATTGCAGGTTGGCCATCCCGAGCAGGAGGTGAAGACTCTGGTTGTGGCCCTGGAGCCTTCCGAAGCGGTTCTGCAGGGCGCGGTTGAGGCTGGCGCCCAGATGGTTTTGACTCATCACCCGGTGCTGTTTCAACCCCTAGAATGCCTCCGGTTGGATACGCCCACCGGGCGGCTGTTAAGCCTGGCCCTGAAGCACAACCTGGCCCTGGCCGCAGCCCATACCAACCTGGATATTGCCGAGCACGGTTTGAACGATTTTTTGGCCCGGACCCTGGAATTAAACCAGATCCAGGTGCTTCAGGAAACCCAGGCTGATAGTTGGTATAAGTTGGCGGTTTTTGTCCCCATAGGTTATGAAGACCAGGTGCGCCAGGCCCTGTTCGACGACCGCACCGGAGTGATCGGAAGGTATGGAAACTGCTCCTTTGCGGCCCGCGGGGAGGGGACCTACCGGCCCTTGGCCGGGGCGCAGCCTTTTCGCGGCGAGGTCACAGTGCTATCCCGGGCCAGCGAGTCGCGATTGGAAATCCTGGTGCCGGAAAGCCGGGTGGCCGCAGTAATCGAGCGTCTCAGGGCCGCCCACCCCTATGAAGAAGTGGCCTATGACCTCTATCCCTTAAAAAATCCAGGACGGTCTCTCGGCTTAGGTCGAGTGGGAGAGTGGCCTGAGGCCCGTCCCTGGCCGCAGGTTGTTCAGCACCTCAAGACCCTGTTCCAGGTGTCAATAATCAAAGCGGTGGGACAGCCGCCGGAGATGGTCAAAAAAGTGGCACTCTGCGGCGGCAGCGGCGGCGACCTGATCGAAGCCGCCTGGAAACAGGGGGCGGAGCTTTATCTCAGCGGCGATATCCGCTATCATCAAGCGGTCCCTTGGGCTTTGGAAAGCATGGCCATTCTTGATCTGGGCCATTATGCCACCGAGTCGATCTTTATGCCGGCCTGGGGCCAGAAGCTCCAGGAAAGACTGGATCAGGAAGGCATGCCGGTAAAAGTTATCATCGACGCCTGGGGGCAAGACCCGTTTCATTATTTATAGTTAAAAAATCATATGTTGGAGGTTTAGCATTGCTAGCAGAATTAAGGCAATTGATCGCCTTGCAGCAACTGGATAAGGAAATCCGGGCCCTTTCTCAGGCGCTGGAAGAAATTCCGGCCAACCTGAGGGAACTAGAGGCCAAGTTATCGGAAGTCCAGCAGGAGAAACAGAAAGAAGAACAAAAAGTGGAGGAATTGGAGAGTCAGCATCGCCAACTGGAATCAGAGATGACTGTGATGGATGAAAGCATCACCCGCAGCCGGGAACGGCTGATGGAGATCAAAGATAATATTGAATATAAGGCGATGCTTCGGGAGATTGCCTTCCGGGAGGATCGTAAGGATCAGAAAGAGACTGAGATCCTGGAATTATTGGAGGCCATTGAGGTCCATCATCAAACCCTGACCCAGCAACAAGAGGCGATAATCACCCTGCAACGCCAGATCGAGGGATTGCGGGCGGAAGTGGAGGAGCGGTTGGCCACGGTCAATCAGCAGATTCAGGAACTGACCGCGCAGCGACCGCAGGTCCTGCAACAGATTTCCCCTAATCTTTTAAAACGTTATGAGTTTATCCGGGAACGGCGGAATGGCACCGCCATCGCCGAGGTCCGCCAGGGGGTTTGTATGGCCTGCCATATGAATCTGCCGCCCCAGCATTTTATTGAGCTCCAGAAGGAACAAGAGATTCTGACCTGCCCGCATTGCCAGCGGATTATCTATTGGCTGGGGCCGGCTGACACCGAGGAACTGGCTTCGGAAACCGCGGTAGGATGACTGCTGCTGCGTCCAGGTCTGCGAATCGGGCCGAGCTGTTCTATGCCCTGGCGGAGAATCCTTATATTCCTGGCATGTTGAAGCGTTACAACCTAAGTCTGAAAGACTGGCAGATGCCTTTCTGGGAAACCGCGGAATATTATCGCTCCCTGGACCAGGAATACTGGACCTTATATGTTGATGGGGCCTCTCACGGCAATCCCGGTCCGGCCGGAGCCGGGGCGGTGCTGCGGGATAGCCAGGGGCGGGTTCAGGCTGAACTCAGAGAATATTTGGGAGAGGCCACCAATAATGAAGCCGAGTATCGCGCCCTGCTGCTGGGGCTGGAAGCCGCCAGGCGCCGGGGGGTGCGCCGCCTTTATATCTTTTCGGATTCCAAACTGGTGGTAGAGCAGCTCCAGGGAGGCTATCAGGTCAGAAGCCCGAAGCTGAAGCCTCTGTGGCAGTCCGCCAAAATCCGGTTGAACAATTTCGAGGCTTATGCTATTTCACATGTAGATCGGGCGAAAAACCAACACGCCGATC
Coding sequences within:
- a CDS encoding Nif3-like dinuclear metal center hexameric protein, whose translation is MAVTVKHILALVEEQAPASLALAWDRVGLQVGHPEQEVKTLVVALEPSEAVLQGAVEAGAQMVLTHHPVLFQPLECLRLDTPTGRLLSLALKHNLALAAAHTNLDIAEHGLNDFLARTLELNQIQVLQETQADSWYKLAVFVPIGYEDQVRQALFDDRTGVIGRYGNCSFAARGEGTYRPLAGAQPFRGEVTVLSRASESRLEILVPESRVAAVIERLRAAHPYEEVAYDLYPLKNPGRSLGLGRVGEWPEARPWPQVVQHLKTLFQVSIIKAVGQPPEMVKKVALCGGSGGDLIEAAWKQGAELYLSGDIRYHQAVPWALESMAILDLGHYATESIFMPAWGQKLQERLDQEGMPVKVIIDAWGQDPFHYL
- a CDS encoding ribonuclease HI family protein — encoded protein: MPFWETAEYYRSLDQEYWTLYVDGASHGNPGPAGAGAVLRDSQGRVQAELREYLGEATNNEAEYRALLLGLEAARRRGVRRLYIFSDSKLVVEQLQGGYQVRSPKLKPLWQSAKIRLNNFEAYAISHVDRAKNQHADRLAQEAIDQKATVDYNLIN